CGGCACTGGGTCGATGGTGTCCAGGCTTTCCACGCGCAACACTTCAAGGAACAGGTTTTCCTTGCTTGCGTCGGCGTTTTGCACAGTGGCCAGACGGTACAGGTCGTCTTCCTTGTTGTCGGTGCTGGCCAGATGCCATTTGCCGGGCAGGGTGTGGGCGTTGATGGACAGGTTGGCCAGGATTTTCGAGCAGTGGTCGCAGTGCAGGCTGAAAAAGAGGACGTGCTGCGGCGCGTTGTCCGGAGCCGTCTCCCAGGTGCTGAAGGCCGTGTCCACGATGGCGGGTGGAACGACGTTCAGGTCCAGCACCGCGTTGGCGGTGAAGCCGCCGCACCACACGGCCACGCCCAGAAAGACCGTCAGGAGCGACCTGCGCACCCACGCAAAAAGACAGAGTCCCACAAAAAGGGTCACGCCCACGATGACGCAGAGCAGGCATTTTTCTTTGAGGCCCATGAACTGAAAGCCAAGGATGGCTCCGTCAAAGGCCAGGGCTCCGAAGAGCAGCAGACTGGCCAGACCCCAGATCCATTTCTTGTCGTAGCGGCCGCCAAAGAAGACCAGCCCCCACAGAAACCAGAAAAAGGCCGCTCCCATCTTGATGAGGTTGCCTTCGCCGAAGCGGACATATTCTCCGACGACGTCGCAAGCGGAGGTGGTGCAGAACGATGTATGGCGGACGGCCTGCATCCAGACCTCTGCCGAGAGGAAGGACGCGGCCAGGAAAAGAAAGGTCAGCAGAGAATAGCGAGAGAAGCGGATCATGACAAACTCCCTGTTGGATGATGGGTGTTTGTGTATCCAAGGTGTGCGTCGCGTCAAGCCGGAAATGCTTACGTCGGGGGCAAACGCACTTCTTGAGCCGTTTTGGCGGTGTCAGGCTGCAGTCATTTCAAACGTATGGAATGCTTCTTGAGCAGTTCGTACAGTCGGGCCCGGGACAGGCCGGAGCACTCGCAGGCCGTCGGCACATCATTGGCGCAGAGTTCGAGCAGCTGGCGCATGTAGGTGTTTTCGAGCTGGCCGACCACAATTTCTCGCACTTCGCGCAGTGGCGGCAGTTCGTCGCCCGGTGAAAAGGGCAGGGGTATGGCGCCGTGGATGCGGCCGGGTTCGAGCAGGGTGGGCTGCTCCTTGTCCGGATTGTGGCGAAAGGAGTTCCTGGCGATGCTGATGCGCACGTCCACCGGCAGGTGGTGGCTGTAAAGGGATGGCTCGTCCTGGCAGTTGTCGATGGCCACGGCCATGGTGTTGACGAATTCGCGTACATTGCCCGGCCAGTGATAGGCATGCAGGGCGTTGAGAAATTCCGGCGTGAGCGTCTTGGGTGTGATGCCGCTTTCGCGGCAGTTTTTTTCCGTGTAGTATTCGGCCAGCAGGAGGATGTCTTCCCTGCGGGAGCGCAGCGGTGGGATTTCGATCTGGTGGCCATTCAGGCGGTAGTAGAGATCGCTGCGGAAAAGCCCCTGCTCGACCATGAGCCGCAGGTTGCGGTTGGTGGCTGCGATGACCCGGAAATTGCTGCTGACTTCCTTCTCTGATCCGATGGGACGAAATTTGTGTTCCTGCAGTACGCGCAGCAGGGATTTTTGCAGCTCAAGGCTCAGTTCGCCGATCTCGTCCAGAAAAACCGTACCGTTATTGGCCAGTTTGAAGAGGCCGTCCCGGGCCTCGTGAGCGCTGGTGAAGGACCCCTTGGTGTGGCCGAAAAGGGTGCTTTCAGCCAGATGTGTGGACAGGTTCGTGCAGTCGATGACCACCAGCTTGCCCGGCGTTGCCCCGTTTTCGTGGATGCCTCTGGCGAAAAGTTCCTTGCCCGTGCCCGTTTCGCCGGTGATGATGACGTTGGCCTTGCTTCCCGCCGCCTTGCCCATGACTTCAAGGCAGTTCATGATGGCCGGGCTTTCGCCGATGATGGCGCTGCGCTTGACCTTGCGCGGCCCACGGTTCTGCTCCTTGGAGGCCCGGTAGGCAATGGTGCGCTGCAGGATGAGCATGATGTTGTTCAGGGAGATGGGTTTGCCCACGTAATCCCAGGCTCCGTTGGCGATGGCCAGGGTCGCGCCGTCGGAATCGCCGTCGCCGGTCAGGATGACAACCTCGGGCAGGGAAGAAAAGGACTGAAACTGCTTGATGTGTGCAAGCCCGTTGCCGTCGGGCAAATTGACGTCGAGAAAGATGAGATCGCAGTCCATGCGTTGCAGCCGGTCGAAAGCATCCTTGATGGTGTGAGCGATCTGGCAAGGATGGCCAATGCGTTCAATGATCCGCTGAAAGGAACGGGAAAAATCCTGATCGTCGTCGATTATGAGAATGTTGGCCATTTGCAGCTCCAGACAAAAGTTCAATCCGCTTTTGTCGGAATATGTCTGGAAAAGCAAGATTCTTGTGCGCCATGAATCTTCATGCCCGTGAACATGAAAACAACGAGCGGGCTGGCCTTTTCCATGTTTAGGGATTAAAAAATAATTTCGCTCCCGGAGGAATTGTCCATGCAGGTGCCGCCTGACGTGCATTCCGGCTGGAATTTACTGGAAGCGAAAAGGTCAGGGCGGATTGTTGTCGGGGCTTTTTTATGTCAACATGCGAAACGACATTGGAAGGTTGCAGGTGGAACGCATGTTTTTTCAACACAAACCCCACGCAGGAGCGCCATGTGGATAGTGATGCGAGGAGAGTGATCCCGGCAGGCAAGGAACGCAGACCATACAGGATGCTTGCGGCTTTTTTTTGCGTAGCGGCGGTGCTCTTTGCTGTTTGCCTTGTTCAGGCCGCCGATGACCAGACTTTGATCACCCAGCGCTGTCTGGGCTGTCATGGTATGGAGAAAAATTGCGAAGTCACCGTGAACGATCCAGAATGGTGGAAGGAAACGGTGCTGCGCATGGTTGAATACAAGAGCGATCTGCTGAACGACGTCGAGACCGACAAGGTCGCTCTTTTCCTGGCCGATGAACGGAAGCGGTCAACGCTCTGTTCTTCGAACTGAAACTTTTGAAAACCTGGAGGATGCTATGAAATACGTATTGGGATGTCTTTTGGCCGGTCATCTTTTCGCTTCGGTGGCCGTGGCTTCCGGTGATTTGGGTGCCGAACGCTATGCGAAGATGTGCAAGAGCTGTCATGGGGCCGATGGGTCTAATGCGGCCATGAGTCGCGCCCTCAAGGGGTTGCCGGCCGAGGAAGTGAAGGCGGCCCTGATCGGCTACAAAGAGCAGACCTATGGTGGAAAGAAGAAAGGCATGATGGAACGCGTGGTCAAATCCCTCACCGATGAGGATATCGAGGTGCTGGCCACACATATCGGCACTTTTTAAGGGTTGGACCGGATCAACCGGCCTTAAGTCCTTTTCTCGCGAAACGGTGGCCGGTGCCTTTTTACGGCGAGCATTCAAGCAATCCTGAACCCAGAAACCAACGAGCCCTTCCTGTCTGGGAGGGCTCTCTCATGAGGCCCGGATGCGATCAGCTCTTCTTCTTTTTCTTTTGTTGGTCTGGCCGACGCAGGCGATTTCGCAGAGCGCCCTGCACCAGGCGCATGATGCAGCGGCCGCAGTCACAGCCCATGACCGCTCCACGACGGAGCAGGCCCAAGAGGCGCTGCATGCCGGTCACGGTGATGCCGCGCCCATGCCAATGGAGCCTTTGGCCCAGGACCCCGCCACGGACGATGGTCCCGCGCAGTCCACGCATTCGGGCCACGCGCAGCCCGAGGCAATGCCTGCCGATCATTCCGGGCACGGGACCATGGCCCCTCCGGTCGGGAACGTTACTCCCGCGTCCGCACCCGAACCCGAGCACGTCCATCCCGCACCCGTGGCCGAAGCCTCGATCGGCGTGACGGAGAAGCTCGGAGAATTCATTGCCGCCGAGACCCGATTCTTCGACGAAGACGGCAAGGCCGTGACCATGGGCGAGATCGTGGACAAGCCGACCATCGTCGTGCCCATCTATTTTTCCTGCCCCAATGTCTGCGCCATCATCCAGAGTTCCCTGACGGCGGTACTGCCGGACGTGAAGCTTGAGCCCGGCGTCGATTTTCAGGTGGTCAGCGTCAGCTTCGACGACACGGACACGCCGGAACTGGCCACCCGCCAGAAGCGCAACTACATGGCGGCCATGGACTTCAAGTATCCGGAAAACGGCTGGCGGTTTCTGACCGGCAAAGAGACCGACATCCGCATGCTCATGGATTCCCTGGGGTTCGGCTTCAGGCGCGAGGGCAAGGATTTTCTGCATCCGGTGGTCATCATGGCCGTCTCGCCCAAGGGCAAGATCGTGCGCTATCTCTACGGCACGAAGCCCCTGGCCTTCGATCTGACCATGGCCGCCACCGAGGCGGGCAGGGAGCAGATCGGCCTGTCCGTCAAGCGCGTGCTGGCCTACTGCTTTTCCTATGACCCCGAAGGCAAGCGCTACGCGTTCAATTTCATGAAGATAACAGGCACGGGCATCCTTTTGATCCTGGTCGTATTGCTCGTCTCGCTCATGCTTGCAGGCCGCAAGAAGCGCACTCCCCGAAATTAAGCACGTAAAAGAGGTTTTCACGCATGCATTCTCCCGGTGAAACCGTGCCCTTTCTGGACCCCTATCCGGGCCGAAGCGGCATCCTGTCCTGGATCTTCTCCACGGATCACAAGCGCATAGGCATGCTCTATCTGTGGTGCATACTGACCATGTTCGCGGTCGGAGTGGTGCTTGGCGTGCTCATGCGCCTGGAACTCATCGCGCCGGGGCGGGACATCATGGACGCCCAGACCTACAACGCCATGTTCACCCTGCACGGCGTGGTCATGATCTTTCTCTTCGTCATCCCCGGCATTCCGGCCGCTTTCGGCAACATTCTGCTCCCTTTGCAGATCGGGGCCGAGGACGTGTCCTTTCCGCGCCTGAACATCTTTTCGTGGTGGCTGTACCTGACCGGAGCCTGTCTGGCCGTGACCAGCCTCTTCACCGGCGGCGGCCCTCCGGACACGGGCTGGACCTTTTACGTGCCCTTCAGCGAGCGGACCACGACCAACGTCTCCCTGGCCGTGGTCGCGGTCTTCATTCTCGGCTTTTCGTCCATCCTGACCGGGCTCAACTTCATCACCACCATCCACCGTCTGCGCGCTCCCCAGATGAGTTGGGGCAAGCTCCCGCTTTTCACCTGGTCGCTCTACGCCACGGCCTGGATTCAGCTGCTGGCCACGCCGGTGCTGGGCATCACCGTGGCCCTGGTCTTCATCGAGAGGTGGCTCGGCATCGGGCTCTTCGATCCCTCCAAGGGCGGGGACCCGCTCCTGTATCAGCATCTGTTCTGGATCTATTCGCATCCGGCCGTGTACATCATGATCGTTCCGGCCATGGGCGTGGTCTCCGAGATCATTCCCGCCTTCGCGCGCAAGTCCATCTTCGGGTACAAGGCCATCGCCATATCGAGTCTGGCCATCGCCTTCGCCGGTTCGCTGGTCTGGGCGCATCACATGTTCACCAGCGGCATGAGCGACACAGCGGTCATGGTCTTTTCCTTCCTGACCTTCGTGGTGGCCATCCCCTCGGCCATCAAGGTCTTCAACTGGGTGGCCACCCTGTACAAGGGCTCCATCTATCTGGAGCCGCCGCTCATGTTCGCGCTCGGCTTCATCTTCCTCTTCTCGGCCGGAGGATTGACCGGGCTGGTGCTTGGTTCGGCGGGCACGGACATCCATGTCCACGATACCTATTTCGTGGTTGCCCATTTTCATTATGTCATCTTCGGAGGCACGGGATTCGGGCTCTTCGCGGCCATGCTCTTCTGGTTTCCGAAGTTCTTCGGGCGCATGTACGATCGCCGCATGGCCAACGTGAGCTGGTACCTGCTCATCGGCGGATTCAACATGCTCTATTTTCCAATGTTCGTGATCGGCCTGCAGGGCATGCCGCGTCGTTATTACGACTATCTGCCCATGTACCAGACCGGACAGATGGTCTCGACCATCGGATCCTGGGTGCTTGTCGCGGGGCTCATCGTCCTGTTTTACAGTCTTTCCAAGTGTTTTTACGGGCCGCGCACCGTGGGCAACAATCCCTGGGGGGCGGCGACCCTGGAATGGACCCTGCCGAGCCCGCCGCCGCACCTGACCTTCCTTGATCCGCCGGACGTGCCGCGCGGCCCCTATTCCTACGAGGGGGTGAATCGCGATGAGTGAGGCACACAAGGATTACGCCGGCGACAAGTTCGGGATGTGGCTGTTCCTGTTCACCGAGATCCTGCTCTTCGGCGGCTTCTTTCTGCTCTATTCGGTCTACCTGCACCGTTATCCGGTGGAGTTTCATGAAGGCGGGCTGCAACTGAGCCGCGTGTTCGGCACCCTCAACACGGTCGTGCTCATCACCTCCAGCCTGACCGTGGCTCTGGCCATTTCCGCCCTGCAGCAGGGCAGGAAGGCGCTCTGCCTGTGGCTCCTGAGCGCGACCATCGCCCTGGCCGGGGTCTTCATGGTCAACAAGTTCTTCGAATGGTCGGCCAAGATCGGACATGGCATCTATCCCGGCTCGCCGGAGATGGCGGCCGGTTCCGGCGGGGCGAACATCTTCTTCGGCCTTTACTACCTCATGACCGGAGCCCATGGCCTGCATGTGGTCATCGGTGCCGCTATCCTCGGCTTCTGTATGCTGCGCATATGGCAGGGCAGGGTCACGGCCGACAATTTCGGGCTGCTTGAGAACGGCGGCCTGTACTGGCATCTGGTCGACCTGGTCTGGATTTTCCTTTTTCCACTTTTTTACCTGATCAGCTGACATGACTACACAAAAACACATTCTGCCCTTTGCCCTGCTGACCAGGATCTGGCTGGCCCTCATGGCCCTGACCGGGGTCACGGTGGGCGTCGCGAGCTTCGATTTCGGATATCTGAACGTGCTGGCGGCCATGACCG
This window of the Desulfomicrobium macestii genome carries:
- the ctaD gene encoding cytochrome c oxidase subunit I, giving the protein MHSPGETVPFLDPYPGRSGILSWIFSTDHKRIGMLYLWCILTMFAVGVVLGVLMRLELIAPGRDIMDAQTYNAMFTLHGVVMIFLFVIPGIPAAFGNILLPLQIGAEDVSFPRLNIFSWWLYLTGACLAVTSLFTGGGPPDTGWTFYVPFSERTTTNVSLAVVAVFILGFSSILTGLNFITTIHRLRAPQMSWGKLPLFTWSLYATAWIQLLATPVLGITVALVFIERWLGIGLFDPSKGGDPLLYQHLFWIYSHPAVYIMIVPAMGVVSEIIPAFARKSIFGYKAIAISSLAIAFAGSLVWAHHMFTSGMSDTAVMVFSFLTFVVAIPSAIKVFNWVATLYKGSIYLEPPLMFALGFIFLFSAGGLTGLVLGSAGTDIHVHDTYFVVAHFHYVIFGGTGFGLFAAMLFWFPKFFGRMYDRRMANVSWYLLIGGFNMLYFPMFVIGLQGMPRRYYDYLPMYQTGQMVSTIGSWVLVAGLIVLFYSLSKCFYGPRTVGNNPWGAATLEWTLPSPPPHLTFLDPPDVPRGPYSYEGVNRDE
- a CDS encoding sigma-54-dependent transcriptional regulator, which produces MANILIIDDDQDFSRSFQRIIERIGHPCQIAHTIKDAFDRLQRMDCDLIFLDVNLPDGNGLAHIKQFQSFSSLPEVVILTGDGDSDGATLAIANGAWDYVGKPISLNNIMLILQRTIAYRASKEQNRGPRKVKRSAIIGESPAIMNCLEVMGKAAGSKANVIITGETGTGKELFARGIHENGATPGKLVVIDCTNLSTHLAESTLFGHTKGSFTSAHEARDGLFKLANNGTVFLDEIGELSLELQKSLLRVLQEHKFRPIGSEKEVSSNFRVIAATNRNLRLMVEQGLFRSDLYYRLNGHQIEIPPLRSRREDILLLAEYYTEKNCRESGITPKTLTPEFLNALHAYHWPGNVREFVNTMAVAIDNCQDEPSLYSHHLPVDVRISIARNSFRHNPDKEQPTLLEPGRIHGAIPLPFSPGDELPPLREVREIVVGQLENTYMRQLLELCANDVPTACECSGLSRARLYELLKKHSIRLK
- a CDS encoding cytochrome c oxidase subunit 3 family protein; translated protein: MSEAHKDYAGDKFGMWLFLFTEILLFGGFFLLYSVYLHRYPVEFHEGGLQLSRVFGTLNTVVLITSSLTVALAISALQQGRKALCLWLLSATIALAGVFMVNKFFEWSAKIGHGIYPGSPEMAAGSGGANIFFGLYYLMTGAHGLHVVIGAAILGFCMLRIWQGRVTADNFGLLENGGLYWHLVDLVWIFLFPLFYLIS
- a CDS encoding SCO family protein; protein product: MRSALLLFLLLVWPTQAISQSALHQAHDAAAAVTAHDRSTTEQAQEALHAGHGDAAPMPMEPLAQDPATDDGPAQSTHSGHAQPEAMPADHSGHGTMAPPVGNVTPASAPEPEHVHPAPVAEASIGVTEKLGEFIAAETRFFDEDGKAVTMGEIVDKPTIVVPIYFSCPNVCAIIQSSLTAVLPDVKLEPGVDFQVVSVSFDDTDTPELATRQKRNYMAAMDFKYPENGWRFLTGKETDIRMLMDSLGFGFRREGKDFLHPVVIMAVSPKGKIVRYLYGTKPLAFDLTMAATEAGREQIGLSVKRVLAYCFSYDPEGKRYAFNFMKITGTGILLILVVLLVSLMLAGRKKRTPRN
- a CDS encoding c-type cytochrome; this encodes MKYVLGCLLAGHLFASVAVASGDLGAERYAKMCKSCHGADGSNAAMSRALKGLPAEEVKAALIGYKEQTYGGKKKGMMERVVKSLTDEDIEVLATHIGTF